A single window of Sneathiella limimaris DNA harbors:
- a CDS encoding formate--tetrahydrofolate ligase: protein MTDQHLNPKSDIEIANAANMEKILKIAEDRLGIEAENLEPYGHYKAKVSLDYINKLQDRPDGKLILVTAMTPTPAGEGKTTTTVGLGDALNRIGKKTMICLREPSLGPCFGMKGGAAGGGYAQVVPMTDINLHFTGDFHAIGVANNLLAAMIDNHIYWGNSLGIDERRISWRRVVDMNDRALRYIVNSMGGVSNGFPREDHFDITVASEVMAIFCLATDLKDLEARLGNIIVGYTREKQPVYARDLNAQGAMTALLKDAFQPNLVQTLENNPAFIHGGPFANIAHGCNSVLATKTALKLADYVVTEAGFGADLGAEKFLDIKCRKAGLNPEVAVVVATIRALKMHGGVAKEDLGTENVSAVETGAQNLVRHIENLKKFNLSVIVAVNKFSSDTDAEIEALQQICGELGVRAVMSDHWGNGGAGAEELAMAVAEQLNEPAKPISLIYQDDVPLWDKIKTVATELYRADDIVADQKVMGQIKEMQDNGFGHYPICIAKTQYSFSTDPALKGAPTGHTVQIREARISNGAEFIVIVCGDIMTMPGLPRVPAADKIGIDENGQIIGLF, encoded by the coding sequence ATGACCGATCAACACTTGAACCCAAAAAGTGATATTGAAATCGCAAATGCTGCAAATATGGAAAAGATCCTGAAAATTGCAGAAGATCGTTTGGGGATTGAGGCTGAAAATCTGGAACCATATGGCCATTACAAGGCCAAAGTCTCTCTCGACTATATCAATAAGCTGCAAGATCGACCTGACGGAAAACTCATTCTGGTTACAGCTATGACACCAACCCCCGCCGGCGAAGGGAAAACTACAACAACTGTCGGTCTTGGTGACGCACTTAATCGCATCGGAAAGAAAACCATGATCTGCCTGCGGGAGCCATCACTGGGCCCCTGCTTTGGAATGAAGGGGGGAGCTGCAGGCGGCGGATACGCACAAGTGGTTCCAATGACCGATATCAACTTACATTTCACCGGTGATTTTCATGCTATCGGTGTCGCTAACAATCTGCTGGCAGCTATGATTGACAATCACATCTATTGGGGCAACTCACTCGGTATTGATGAGCGTCGGATTAGTTGGCGCCGTGTCGTTGATATGAATGACCGTGCATTACGTTACATCGTAAATTCAATGGGTGGTGTTTCCAATGGCTTCCCCCGTGAAGATCATTTTGACATTACGGTAGCCTCTGAAGTTATGGCAATTTTCTGCCTGGCAACTGACCTGAAAGACCTGGAGGCGCGGCTTGGCAACATCATTGTAGGATACACTCGTGAGAAACAACCAGTTTATGCGCGCGACCTAAATGCTCAAGGGGCTATGACTGCACTCCTGAAAGATGCTTTCCAACCCAATCTGGTCCAAACTCTGGAAAATAACCCTGCCTTTATTCACGGCGGCCCGTTTGCCAATATTGCTCATGGCTGCAACTCGGTCTTAGCAACCAAAACGGCTTTGAAGCTCGCGGATTATGTCGTTACTGAAGCAGGTTTTGGTGCTGACCTGGGAGCCGAAAAGTTTCTCGACATCAAGTGCCGAAAAGCAGGGCTTAACCCCGAAGTAGCAGTCGTTGTTGCAACCATCCGCGCTTTAAAAATGCATGGTGGCGTAGCAAAAGAAGACTTAGGCACTGAAAATGTGTCTGCGGTTGAAACTGGCGCCCAAAATCTGGTTAGGCATATTGAAAACCTCAAGAAGTTTAATCTTTCCGTTATTGTGGCTGTAAATAAATTTTCCTCAGACACCGATGCAGAGATTGAGGCACTGCAACAGATTTGTGGTGAACTTGGTGTGCGAGCAGTTATGTCTGACCATTGGGGCAATGGGGGTGCCGGCGCAGAAGAGCTGGCAATGGCCGTTGCGGAACAACTCAATGAACCAGCAAAACCCATCTCCCTTATATACCAGGATGATGTTCCTCTTTGGGATAAAATTAAAACCGTCGCAACTGAGCTGTACCGGGCTGATGACATCGTAGCAGATCAAAAGGTTATGGGACAAATTAAGGAGATGCAGGATAACGGGTTTGGTCACTACCCCATCTGCATAGCCAAAACTCAGTATAGTTTTTCTACTGACCCTGCTTTAAAGGGAGCTCCGACAGGACATACTGTCCAAATCCGGGAAGCTCGCATTTCAAATGGCGCTGAATTTATTGTGATCGTGTGCGGTGATATTATGACAATGCCAGGGCTTCCAAGAGTTCCTGCAGCAGATAAGATTGGTATCGACGAAAATGGACAAATCATCGGTTTATTCTAG
- a CDS encoding sarcosine oxidase subunit delta produces the protein MLLIPCPWCGDRHETEFRYGGEAHIARPEKPADLSDTEWGDFLFMRTNTKGVFAERWYHSHGCRQWFNVLRHTVSHEILAVYKMGEKRPQLKKTEANS, from the coding sequence ATGTTATTGATCCCTTGCCCCTGGTGTGGCGACCGGCATGAAACAGAATTTCGCTACGGTGGAGAGGCCCATATTGCCAGGCCCGAAAAACCGGCTGATCTCAGTGATACAGAATGGGGAGATTTCCTGTTTATGCGAACAAACACAAAAGGTGTGTTTGCGGAACGCTGGTATCATTCTCACGGATGCCGCCAGTGGTTTAATGTGCTTCGCCATACAGTTAGCCATGAAATTCTCGCTGTTTACAAAATGGGTGAAAAAAGACCTCAGCTTAAAAAGACGGAGGCAAACTCATGA
- a CDS encoding sarcosine oxidase subunit beta family protein, with the protein MSKYSIFTIARNALSHHKNWPRQWRSPEPQKEYDVIIVGGGGHGLATAYYLAKEHGLTNVAVLEKGWLGGGNTARNTTIVRSNYLWDESAAIYEKSLQLWEGLSQDINYNVMLSQRGVLNLAHSLSDVREGVRRVNANRLNGVDAEWLDAEGVKEFCPIINISNKARHPVLGATLQRRGGVARHDSVAWGFARAADACGVDIIQNCEVTGIRREGSKVVGVETTKGFIGAKKVGLVAAGHSSTLAAMADVRLPIDSHPLQALVSEPIKPVIDCVVMSGAVHVYVSQSDKGELVMGAGIDAFNSYGQRGSFQVIEHQLGACLELFPIFSRVRMMRSWGGIVDTCPDASPIIGKTPVEGLYINAGWGTGGFKATPGSGWCFAHTLANENPHPLNAPFSLERFTTGALIDEHGAAGVAH; encoded by the coding sequence ATGAGCAAATACTCCATATTCACCATTGCCCGAAATGCGCTCAGTCATCATAAAAATTGGCCACGTCAATGGCGTAGTCCTGAGCCTCAGAAGGAATATGATGTCATCATTGTTGGCGGCGGAGGACATGGTCTCGCTACAGCATATTATCTGGCAAAAGAACATGGCCTGACCAATGTGGCCGTTTTGGAAAAAGGATGGCTTGGTGGCGGGAATACGGCGCGAAATACCACCATTGTCCGTTCAAACTACCTGTGGGATGAAAGTGCCGCTATTTACGAGAAGTCGCTGCAGCTTTGGGAAGGCCTCTCTCAAGACATCAATTATAATGTAATGTTGAGCCAGCGCGGGGTCTTGAACCTCGCTCATAGCCTATCGGATGTGCGTGAAGGCGTCCGGCGTGTCAATGCAAACCGGTTAAATGGGGTTGATGCAGAATGGCTTGATGCTGAGGGGGTAAAGGAGTTTTGCCCAATCATAAATATTTCCAACAAAGCGCGCCATCCGGTACTTGGGGCTACTTTGCAAAGACGGGGCGGTGTTGCCCGGCATGATAGCGTAGCTTGGGGTTTTGCTAGGGCGGCAGATGCCTGTGGTGTTGATATTATTCAAAATTGCGAAGTGACGGGTATTCGCCGGGAAGGTTCTAAAGTTGTAGGGGTTGAAACAACTAAAGGATTTATTGGGGCGAAGAAAGTCGGTCTTGTAGCCGCTGGTCACAGCTCAACGCTTGCTGCGATGGCTGATGTTCGGTTGCCAATTGACAGTCACCCTCTTCAGGCTTTGGTCTCAGAACCCATTAAGCCCGTGATTGATTGCGTTGTGATGTCAGGCGCTGTTCATGTTTATGTCAGTCAGTCTGATAAGGGGGAGCTGGTTATGGGGGCGGGGATTGACGCCTTTAACTCCTACGGTCAGCGAGGTAGTTTTCAGGTGATCGAGCATCAACTCGGCGCTTGTCTTGAGCTTTTCCCAATTTTCAGCCGCGTTCGCATGATGCGAAGCTGGGGCGGTATTGTGGATACTTGCCCCGATGCCTCACCCATCATCGGGAAAACTCCGGTTGAGGGGCTATACATCAATGCGGGTTGGGGCACTGGCGGCTTCAAGGCGACACCCGGCTCAGGCTGGTGCTTTGCACATACCTTAGCCAACGAAAATCCTCATCCGCTTAACGCGCCTTTCAGCCTTGAACGGTTTACAACAGGCGCCTTGATTGACGAACATGGCGCTGCAGGCGTCGCCCATTAA
- a CDS encoding helix-turn-helix domain-containing protein encodes MSDSEEAKYTIGFVLIPEFSSLAFISAIEPLRLTNRQLDSKIYSWKFYSLDGQSAVSSAGLEFPVSGSISDITKHDCLIICGGLNVGDYCTAELKSALRKAVSYGADVGSICTGTYILAKAGLLDGYRCTIHWENTSGIKEDFPDLDITSELFEIDRNRMTCAGGTASLDMFLSLITAHNGEDVALGVADQLIHHRIREGSERQRMELRARLGIAHPKLLAAITCMESNLEEPYSCGELAKEVGLSIRQLERLFQKYLNHSPTRYYLKLRLDRARYLLAQTSLPIIEVALACGFVSASHFSKCHREHFGHTPSEERRIKVKTAS; translated from the coding sequence GTGAGCGATTCCGAAGAAGCTAAATACACGATTGGCTTTGTCTTAATACCGGAGTTTTCCTCTTTAGCGTTTATTTCAGCGATTGAGCCGTTGCGCCTAACCAACAGGCAATTAGACAGCAAAATATACAGCTGGAAATTTTATTCTCTGGATGGGCAATCTGCAGTTAGCAGCGCAGGCTTAGAATTCCCCGTTTCCGGCAGCATATCTGACATTACAAAACACGACTGCTTGATTATTTGTGGTGGCCTAAACGTAGGTGATTACTGTACAGCAGAGTTGAAATCGGCCTTGCGAAAAGCAGTCTCTTACGGGGCGGACGTGGGATCAATTTGTACGGGAACCTATATCCTCGCAAAGGCAGGGCTACTGGACGGATATAGATGCACGATCCACTGGGAAAATACGTCAGGCATTAAAGAAGATTTTCCGGATCTCGACATTACGAGTGAGCTTTTTGAGATTGATCGAAACAGGATGACCTGCGCTGGGGGAACGGCGTCATTAGATATGTTCCTCAGTCTCATAACCGCTCATAATGGTGAAGATGTTGCACTCGGCGTTGCCGATCAACTCATCCACCACCGGATCCGTGAAGGTAGTGAACGCCAGCGTATGGAACTGCGGGCACGTCTTGGAATTGCCCATCCGAAATTGCTGGCCGCCATCACCTGCATGGAAAGCAATCTTGAAGAACCCTATAGTTGCGGAGAGCTTGCAAAAGAGGTAGGCCTTTCCATTCGCCAACTGGAGAGATTATTCCAGAAATACCTCAATCACTCACCGACCCGCTATTATCTGAAACTTCGGCTGGACCGAGCTCGTTACCTGCTCGCTCAGACCAGCCTGCCTATCATTGAAGTCGCTTTGGCCTGTGGCTTCGTCTCAGCCTCACACTTTTCTAAGTGCCATCGGGAGCATTTTGGCCATACCCCAAGTGAGGAACGTCGGATCAAAGTTAAAACAGCCAGTTAG
- a CDS encoding ASKHA domain-containing protein: MSGDQKHQVVFLPSGKRGYFDSGTPLLEAGRSLGVDIDSVCGGRGICGRCQVDIVEGQFDKFGIKSAASALTPISENEKRFDQRRGLKPGRRLSCHTRILEDVVIDVPSTSQVHRQVIVKTADDRKIEMDPAIRLHYVSVEEPDMHNPTGDFERLSAALKDQWGLGDLECDLRTLQKLQKCLREGDWKVTVAIHRELRITEIWPGFHDKAYGIAVDVGSTTIALHLCDLSAGAVVASAGMMNPQIRYGEDLMSRVSYVMMNPGGDEALTQTVRQGINELLADVCDQADVNPDTILNGVMVGNPIMHHLLLGIDPTELGGAPFALSTNSGLTLWASEIDLNSNPDGRVYFLPCIAGHVGADTTAVILSEAPHLQEKITLIVDVGTNAELVLGNRDKLLAASSPTGPAFEGAQIACGQRATAGAIERVRIDPVTKIARFKVIGSDLWSDEEGFEEETRLSGVTGICGSGIIEALAEMYLAGILTEDGIIDGRHAGTCSLIEPVDRTFAYVLVPNQQNPIRIYQTDVRAIQLAKAALYAGAKLLMDRLGVTEVDRVLLTGAFGSHIDTRYAMILGMIPDCDLEEVKAVGNAAGNGARIALLNQTARDEAEQLVRRVEKVETAVEPAFQQYFVDAMALPHKRDPFPHLRKVMALPEPAPKASDDPAGGRRRRRNRRSQSLTG, from the coding sequence ATGAGTGGGGATCAAAAACATCAGGTCGTATTTTTGCCCTCCGGTAAGCGAGGGTATTTCGACTCTGGGACGCCATTGTTAGAGGCAGGGCGAAGCCTTGGGGTTGATATCGATAGCGTCTGCGGCGGACGCGGTATTTGTGGGCGATGTCAGGTAGATATTGTCGAAGGTCAGTTTGATAAGTTTGGGATCAAGAGCGCAGCAAGTGCACTTACCCCTATCTCAGAGAATGAAAAACGTTTTGACCAGCGACGCGGTTTGAAGCCAGGTCGTCGCTTGAGCTGTCACACGCGTATTCTGGAAGATGTCGTAATCGACGTACCTTCCACCAGTCAGGTGCACCGCCAGGTCATTGTCAAGACAGCGGATGATCGCAAAATCGAAATGGATCCGGCGATCCGCTTGCATTATGTCAGTGTTGAAGAGCCGGACATGCATAACCCCACCGGTGATTTTGAGCGCCTTTCTGCTGCCTTGAAAGACCAATGGGGACTGGGTGATCTGGAGTGTGATTTGCGCACCCTTCAAAAACTGCAAAAATGTCTGCGAGAAGGGGACTGGAAAGTTACAGTTGCTATTCACCGCGAACTCAGGATTACAGAAATTTGGCCTGGTTTTCATGACAAGGCTTACGGGATTGCAGTTGATGTAGGATCGACGACTATTGCTTTGCATTTATGCGATTTATCTGCTGGAGCCGTCGTGGCGTCAGCTGGGATGATGAACCCGCAAATCCGTTATGGTGAGGATCTAATGAGCCGGGTTTCCTATGTGATGATGAACCCGGGGGGAGATGAAGCCCTTACCCAAACTGTACGTCAGGGTATTAATGAACTCTTGGCGGATGTCTGCGATCAAGCTGATGTAAACCCTGATACTATTTTGAACGGGGTAATGGTTGGAAACCCCATTATGCATCACCTTTTACTTGGGATTGATCCAACCGAACTTGGCGGTGCGCCCTTTGCTCTTTCAACAAACTCAGGATTGACATTGTGGGCGAGTGAGATTGATCTCAATAGCAATCCCGATGGCCGTGTCTATTTCTTACCTTGTATTGCGGGACATGTTGGTGCGGATACAACAGCGGTTATTTTATCTGAAGCACCCCATCTGCAGGAAAAAATTACATTGATAGTCGATGTAGGGACTAATGCGGAATTGGTGCTAGGAAACCGGGATAAGCTATTGGCAGCTTCATCTCCGACAGGACCCGCATTTGAAGGCGCTCAAATTGCGTGCGGTCAACGAGCAACAGCGGGTGCTATTGAACGGGTGCGAATTGATCCCGTCACAAAGATTGCAAGATTTAAAGTGATCGGATCTGATCTTTGGTCCGATGAAGAGGGGTTTGAAGAGGAAACCCGGCTATCAGGGGTTACGGGGATCTGCGGATCGGGAATTATTGAGGCACTGGCGGAAATGTATCTGGCTGGGATCCTCACCGAAGACGGCATTATTGATGGGCGCCACGCAGGAACCTGCTCACTCATTGAACCTGTTGATAGAACATTTGCTTATGTTCTTGTCCCAAATCAGCAGAATCCAATCCGGATTTATCAAACGGATGTTCGGGCTATTCAGCTGGCAAAGGCCGCCTTATATGCCGGAGCGAAGCTTTTGATGGACCGGTTAGGTGTAACAGAAGTCGATCGGGTGTTACTGACTGGTGCGTTCGGAAGTCATATTGATACACGTTATGCCATGATACTTGGCATGATCCCAGATTGCGATTTGGAGGAGGTAAAGGCGGTCGGCAATGCTGCAGGGAACGGCGCCCGAATTGCACTGCTTAATCAAACAGCAAGGGATGAGGCAGAGCAGCTTGTTCGGCGTGTTGAAAAGGTCGAAACAGCTGTTGAACCAGCATTTCAGCAATATTTTGTGGATGCGATGGCTCTGCCTCACAAACGGGATCCGTTTCCTCATTTGAGGAAGGTGATGGCTTTGCCAGAGCCCGCTCCAAAAGCGTCAGATGATCCAGCTGGCGGACGCCGAAGACGTCGAAACCGACGTAGTCAATCGCTAACTGGCTAA